A genome region from Erwinia tasmaniensis Et1/99 includes the following:
- the parM gene encoding plasmid segregation protein ParM domain-containing protein: protein MTTTTKVFIDEGTTHVKLGWKDNDGKLHLNITANGIIAGHMPESGMPQANYTINGQQYAFSPVSAGTLPTTHVSFQYSYLNVLAVHHALHESGLEPQEVDIVVTLPLSEYYNSDNARNQFNIDRKIKIYAEAVDKMKAQPFTVKTVEVRPEAIPAGLLHVDMLKEGDSLLIIDIGGTTVDLAHVAHDMSSVYRMSCLNELGANNIVQALKNDLLKHGENPSDVRLHTIIKRRAETEWLDSIFNNPESACTVEPVIDKAAADLMKKISNAITHYSGYSHVALVGGGADPVAPHAAEALGIRKERIFISDEPQLELVKGLIQLG from the coding sequence TGACAACGACCACAAAAGTATTTATTGATGAAGGCACCACCCACGTTAAGCTGGGCTGGAAGGACAACGACGGCAAGCTGCACCTGAACATCACGGCTAACGGCATCATTGCCGGTCACATGCCGGAATCCGGTATGCCGCAGGCAAATTACACCATTAATGGCCAGCAGTACGCCTTCTCTCCCGTGTCGGCGGGCACGCTGCCAACCACGCACGTTTCCTTCCAGTACAGCTACCTGAACGTGCTGGCGGTGCATCACGCGCTGCACGAAAGCGGCCTGGAGCCACAGGAAGTGGACATTGTGGTCACGCTGCCCCTGTCGGAATACTACAATAGCGATAACGCCCGCAATCAGTTCAACATCGACCGTAAAATCAAGATTTATGCGGAAGCGGTGGATAAGATGAAAGCCCAGCCTTTTACGGTGAAGACCGTCGAGGTGCGCCCGGAAGCCATTCCAGCCGGGCTGCTGCACGTTGATATGCTGAAGGAAGGCGATTCGCTGCTGATCATTGATATCGGCGGCACCACCGTTGACCTGGCGCATGTGGCGCACGATATGTCGAGCGTGTACCGCATGTCCTGCCTGAACGAACTGGGCGCAAACAACATCGTGCAGGCGCTGAAAAACGACCTGCTGAAGCACGGCGAGAACCCGTCTGACGTGCGCCTGCACACCATCATCAAGAGGCGTGCAGAAACCGAGTGGCTGGACAGCATTTTCAACAACCCGGAGTCTGCCTGCACAGTTGAACCCGTGATCGACAAGGCAGCGGCTGACCTGATGAAAAAAATCAGCAACGCCATTACCCACTACAGTGGTTATTCGCACGTAGCGCTGGTCGGCGGCGGCGCTGACCCGGTAGCCCCGCACGCAGCGGAGGCGCTGGGCATACGCAAGGAACGAATTTTTATCAGCGATGAGCCGCAGCTTGAGCTTGTCAAAGGTCTGATCCAACTGGGGTAA